In Bacteroidota bacterium, one DNA window encodes the following:
- a CDS encoding penicillin-binding protein activator LpoB — MKKIILSASLILALVVTGCQRKVTRVEPEKQIDLSGRWNDVDSRMVADEMIKQVLGEKWLSDYMQANGGKKPVVIVGFVKNKSHEQIEAEVFMKDIEKSFIKSNQVRLVQGGEKREQVRGERADQQDNSSQSTMKKWGLEIGADFMMQGTINSVVDSYKRDKVVFYKTNLELTNIQTNEIVWIGDKEIKKTVKN, encoded by the coding sequence ATGAAAAAGATTATTTTAAGTGCCTCTTTAATATTAGCACTAGTAGTAACAGGTTGTCAACGTAAAGTAACACGTGTTGAGCCCGAAAAACAGATTGATTTAAGTGGCAGATGGAATGACGTAGATTCAAGAATGGTTGCAGACGAAATGATAAAACAAGTGCTAGGAGAAAAGTGGTTGAGTGACTACATGCAAGCCAACGGAGGAAAAAAACCTGTAGTAATTGTAGGTTTTGTTAAAAACAAAAGCCACGAACAAATAGAGGCCGAGGTTTTTATGAAAGACATAGAAAAATCTTTTATAAAATCGAATCAGGTGCGACTTGTGCAAGGTGGAGAAAAACGTGAGCAAGTGCGTGGAGAGCGTGCTGACCAACAAGACAACTCTTCTCAATCAACCATGAAAAAATGGGGATTAGAAATTGGAGCAGATTTTATGATGCAAGGCACAATAAACTCTGTTGTTGATTCTTACAAGAGAGATAAAGTTGTATTCTATAAAACAAATTTAGAATTAACCAATATTCAAACCAATGAAATTGTTTGGATTGGAGACAAGGAAATAAAGAAAACAGTAAAGAATTAA
- a CDS encoding SpoIIE family protein phosphatase produces MGKFNFSVGRRIGLGFGILIFLTLIAFIYTLYITKTSKEKTDKVVDVYLPSVNELKNFYSQITESRNLLLNWVYSQEDDDPQKDKLKILLDIDYPNLKKRLKKQSGSFAPKEANSLSGIITSTDQLYDVYKKEIMSQLNFFSAYEDGYLILSRQNLAKEDLKDSTDKILIQLNDLITTQTENAEIETKEMVTSFNFLELLVKYLGIVLAVGGLFIAIYTVRSIVNPVAKLKGMLLLMGRGVLPKERIEGRNDEIGEMSDALVGLVDGLKRTTDFAYEVGAGNFDAVYKPLSNEDTLGQALLKMRTDLAENERVLERKVVERTEEVVRQKQEIEEKSVALQDLYKQVTDSIKYALKIQEAILPPDSLVKQLLPQSFVLYKPKDIVSGDFYWINQKNGKVLFAAIDCTGHGVPGAFMSIVGYNLLNHVVVHTDKITPGDVLDALNEGVSQTLHNTEEVAKAKDGMDLSFCSIDYENLELQFAGAYNPLIVIRNNEVIEIKADKFPIGFYVGEERPKFNNHVLKLQKNDTIYIFSDGFADQFGGPLGKKFMVGRFRQLLLEVSKQPIDLQKEVINKAFEDWRRTKEQVDDILIWGVRV; encoded by the coding sequence ATGGGTAAATTTAATTTTTCGGTAGGAAGAAGAATTGGTTTAGGGTTTGGAATACTTATATTCTTAACCCTTATTGCCTTTATATATACACTATACATTACAAAAACAAGTAAAGAAAAAACCGACAAAGTTGTTGATGTTTACTTGCCTTCGGTAAATGAGCTTAAAAATTTTTACTCTCAAATTACAGAATCTAGAAATTTATTATTGAATTGGGTTTATTCTCAAGAAGACGATGATCCACAAAAGGATAAACTTAAAATATTGTTAGATATAGATTATCCAAATTTGAAAAAGAGGCTTAAAAAGCAATCTGGCAGCTTTGCTCCCAAAGAAGCTAATTCTCTTTCTGGTATAATAACAAGCACAGATCAACTTTATGATGTTTATAAGAAAGAGATTATGTCTCAACTAAACTTTTTTTCCGCATATGAAGATGGATATCTTATTCTTTCGCGTCAAAATTTAGCTAAAGAAGATCTTAAAGATTCTACAGATAAAATATTAATTCAATTAAATGATTTAATTACAACCCAAACAGAGAATGCTGAAATTGAGACGAAAGAGATGGTAACTTCGTTTAATTTTTTGGAATTGTTGGTAAAGTATCTGGGAATTGTTTTAGCTGTAGGAGGTTTGTTTATTGCTATTTATACGGTTAGGAGTATTGTAAACCCTGTGGCAAAGCTTAAAGGAATGTTATTGTTAATGGGAAGAGGGGTTTTACCTAAAGAAAGAATAGAGGGGAGAAATGATGAGATTGGTGAGATGTCTGATGCATTAGTGGGTCTTGTAGATGGACTAAAGCGAACAACAGATTTTGCCTATGAAGTTGGGGCAGGAAATTTTGATGCAGTTTATAAACCATTAAGTAACGAGGATACGCTAGGACAAGCGTTATTAAAAATGCGTACCGATTTAGCAGAAAACGAAAGAGTACTTGAAAGAAAGGTGGTAGAACGTACAGAAGAAGTTGTAAGACAAAAACAAGAGATAGAGGAGAAGAGTGTTGCATTGCAAGATTTATACAAACAAGTAACTGACAGTATTAAGTACGCTTTAAAAATTCAAGAAGCTATTTTGCCTCCTGATAGTTTAGTAAAACAATTGTTGCCACAAAGCTTTGTATTATATAAACCTAAGGATATTGTGAGTGGTGATTTTTACTGGATAAATCAAAAGAATGGAAAAGTTTTATTTGCAGCTATTGATTGTACCGGGCACGGGGTTCCTGGAGCATTTATGTCTATTGTAGGATATAATTTACTAAACCATGTGGTTGTTCATACTGATAAAATTACTCCTGGAGATGTTCTAGATGCCTTGAATGAAGGTGTTAGCCAAACATTACACAATACCGAAGAAGTAGCTAAAGCAAAAGATGGAATGGATTTGTCTTTTTGCTCTATAGACTATGAAAATTTAGAGTTACAATTTGCTGGGGCATACAACCCTTTGATTGTAATAAGAAACAATGAAGTAATAGAAATTAAAGCAGATAAGTTTCCAATTGGATTTTATGTTGGAGAAGAACGACCTAAGTTTAACAATCATGTTTTAAAGCTACAAAAGAACGATACAATTTATATTTTTTCCGATGGCTTTGCAGATCAATTTGGAGGACCTTTGGGCAAGAAATTTATGGTAGGTAGATTTAGACAATTACTATTAGAGGTGTCTAAACAGCCTATCGATTTGCAAAAGGAAGTAATTAACAAGGCATTTGAAGATTGGAGACGAACAAAAGAACAGGTAGATGATATTTTAATTTGGGGTGTAAGAGTTTAG
- a CDS encoding tetratricopeptide repeat protein: MNFYNKNIILFALLLKAGMGFAQYDLVDKAQKAVQAGKIDSAYIYISKTVDHPETSKDAFVWYVKGFILKEISKQNDAGTGMGQYRTDAIKCLTKALELDVTQEHTINIKKVIAALASSFQKESVRLMDTSNFMLAIKNYDQFKSAKKIADPNFNFKEFDLQFYNGLASVYRDIFEANQIVNSKCFDLAIENYGKAIELDANDYSPYYNIGSLYYNKGVTVINQTDYSTDLAEIEKVQDIAANYFKKGLPYFEKAYMLNSKKIKVIEALEGIYYTLNDQEKSEKFKAEKKKIEGN, from the coding sequence ATGAATTTTTACAATAAAAATATCATTTTGTTTGCGTTGCTTTTAAAGGCAGGTATGGGCTTTGCTCAATATGATTTGGTGGATAAAGCGCAAAAAGCTGTTCAGGCAGGAAAAATAGATAGTGCTTATATTTACATATCCAAAACGGTAGATCATCCTGAAACAAGCAAGGATGCATTTGTTTGGTATGTAAAAGGATTTATATTGAAAGAAATATCAAAACAAAACGATGCCGGCACTGGAATGGGGCAATATCGAACAGATGCCATTAAATGTTTAACAAAAGCGCTGGAGTTAGATGTAACTCAAGAACACACCATCAACATAAAGAAGGTAATAGCAGCATTGGCATCTTCGTTTCAAAAGGAATCCGTAAGGTTGATGGATACAAGTAATTTTATGCTTGCTATAAAAAATTACGATCAATTTAAAAGCGCAAAAAAAATAGCAGATCCAAATTTTAATTTCAAAGAATTTGATCTTCAATTTTATAATGGGCTAGCTAGTGTGTATAGAGACATTTTTGAGGCCAATCAAATAGTAAATAGTAAGTGTTTTGATTTGGCAATAGAAAATTATGGCAAAGCAATTGAGTTGGATGCAAATGATTACAGTCCTTATTACAATATTGGTAGTTTGTATTATAACAAAGGCGTTACGGTTATAAATCAAACAGATTATTCAACAGATCTTGCTGAAATAGAAAAAGTACAAGATATAGCTGCTAATTATTTTAAGAAAGGATTACCATATTTTGAAAAGGCGTATATGTTAAATTCGAAAAAAATAAAGGTAATTGAAGCGTTAGAAGGAATTTACTACACACTAAACGATCAGGAAAAATCTGAAAAGTTTAAAGCGGAAAAGAAGAAAATAGAGGGAAATTAG
- a CDS encoding YfiR family protein: protein MRNLLYIILFIFLLSATTDNTTSPEAVNAKVKTVYIYNFTKYIDWPQEYKSGNFTIAIVGSNPSLIAELTKMASTKKAGFQDFEVKQLTSISSKDKYHILFISPDTEISVSDISSKLKGKSTLLVTEKTGLAKQWSAINFVVKDNKQKFELNSANAEKYKLKISSNLKSLALPAE from the coding sequence ATGCGAAATCTTCTTTACATAATCCTATTTATTTTTCTATTATCCGCCACTACGGATAATACGACCTCCCCCGAAGCTGTAAATGCAAAAGTAAAGACTGTTTACATCTATAACTTTACAAAATACATCGATTGGCCTCAAGAATATAAATCAGGAAACTTTACGATAGCAATTGTTGGCTCTAATCCATCTTTAATTGCGGAACTTACTAAAATGGCTTCTACCAAAAAAGCCGGATTCCAAGATTTTGAAGTTAAACAGTTAACTAGCATATCTTCAAAAGATAAATACCACATCTTATTTATTAGTCCCGATACAGAAATATCTGTAAGTGATATAAGCTCTAAACTAAAGGGAAAGAGTACTCTTTTAGTTACTGAAAAAACCGGATTAGCCAAACAATGGTCGGCAATAAACTTTGTGGTAAAAGATAATAAGCAAAAGTTTGAGCTTAATTCGGCAAACGCAGAGAAATACAAATTGAAAATTAGTTCGAATTTAAAATCATTGGCATTGCCTGCTGAATAG